A single Flavobacteriales bacterium DNA region contains:
- a CDS encoding RecQ family ATP-dependent DNA helicase, translated as MPLKTLQHYWGYSEFRPPQAEIIDSILKGNNTLALLPTGGGKSICYQIPALLLEGVCLVVSPLIALMRDQVEQLKRRGISSTFLHSGQSRNEINIELENIRNGKYKLVYVSPERIHSQAFIETFKQTKISFLAVDEAHCISQWGFDFRPEYRNIASLKEHLPNLKMMALTASATPKVKADIIEQLQIENVQVFTKSFHRENLHYHVVFEEDKRRRLLRLCQSQKGSGVVYVRNRRKTVELSNYLKSQNVSCDFYHAGLTSEQRNQKQDSWASGATKIIISTNAFGMGIDKADVRFVAHYDLPESLEAYYQEAGRAGRDEQKAWCILFYNNADLIDVKTQLHSRFPELPRINKIYENLCNYFQLAFHSGLHTRFDFDLADFVKKFENNPIESFAAIKLLEQLGYLSLSEGVYTPSKVKVEMDATSLYDFQLKNPKLDPTIKILLRSYSGIFEHYVSIKEKLLASKLKITEQQFVANLKRLSSLKIIDYVEQSDKPYILFLRHRVNEIMDADNMLEKNKTRTTDRLLAMIQYVEAETCRAKIICDYFGEQLHDDCGHCDVCRLKQRYAFSAKKFTEIENFVFQTIDRENLVLDDLLHKNHTFEFSDIKNVIRWLMDDEKLKIDASGYLKKRN; from the coding sequence TTGCCGCTCAAAACCTTACAGCATTACTGGGGATATTCAGAATTTAGGCCACCGCAAGCCGAAATTATAGATTCGATTTTAAAAGGAAATAACACCTTAGCCTTATTGCCAACCGGGGGTGGAAAATCCATTTGCTATCAAATTCCGGCTCTACTTTTAGAGGGGGTGTGTCTTGTTGTTTCGCCATTGATTGCATTGATGCGGGATCAGGTGGAACAACTTAAAAGAAGAGGCATTAGCAGCACATTTCTGCACAGCGGACAAAGCCGAAACGAAATAAACATAGAGCTTGAAAACATAAGAAACGGAAAGTATAAGTTGGTATATGTTTCACCCGAAAGAATTCATTCACAGGCGTTTATAGAAACATTTAAACAGACCAAAATTAGCTTTTTGGCAGTAGATGAGGCTCACTGCATTTCACAATGGGGTTTTGATTTTAGGCCGGAGTATCGAAATATTGCTTCGCTGAAAGAACATCTACCAAACCTCAAAATGATGGCCTTAACAGCCTCCGCAACGCCAAAAGTAAAGGCTGATATTATTGAGCAATTACAAATTGAAAATGTACAGGTTTTTACCAAGAGTTTTCATCGCGAAAATTTGCACTACCATGTGGTTTTTGAAGAAGATAAACGTCGAAGGCTTTTGCGTTTGTGTCAAAGTCAAAAAGGTTCGGGCGTGGTTTATGTCCGCAATCGACGAAAAACGGTAGAGCTGAGTAATTATCTAAAAAGTCAAAATGTTTCTTGCGATTTTTATCATGCAGGACTTACCTCAGAACAACGCAATCAAAAGCAAGACAGCTGGGCAAGCGGTGCAACCAAAATTATTATATCCACCAACGCTTTTGGCATGGGAATAGACAAAGCGGATGTGCGGTTTGTTGCACACTATGATTTGCCAGAAAGTTTAGAAGCATATTATCAAGAAGCCGGAAGAGCAGGACGTGACGAACAAAAAGCGTGGTGCATTCTTTTTTATAACAATGCAGATTTAATAGACGTAAAAACGCAACTGCACAGCCGTTTTCCTGAGTTGCCACGAATAAACAAGATATACGAAAACCTTTGTAATTATTTCCAATTAGCCTTTCATTCAGGTTTGCACACCCGCTTCGATTTCGATTTGGCCGATTTTGTTAAAAAATTTGAAAACAATCCGATAGAAAGTTTTGCTGCTATAAAATTGTTGGAGCAACTGGGTTATTTAAGTCTATCGGAGGGGGTTTATACCCCTTCAAAAGTTAAGGTTGAAATGGATGCCACATCACTGTATGATTTTCAATTAAAAAATCCGAAGTTGGATCCGACTATAAAAATTTTACTTCGTTCATACAGCGGCATTTTTGAGCATTATGTTTCGATAAAAGAAAAGCTATTGGCATCTAAACTAAAGATAACAGAGCAACAATTTGTAGCAAATTTAAAACGCCTAAGTTCCTTAAAAATAATAGATTATGTGGAGCAATCAGACAAGCCGTATATTCTCTTTTTACGGCATAGAGTCAATGAAATTATGGATGCCGACAATATGTTGGAAAAAAATAAAACCCGAACTACAGATAGGCTTTTGGCTATGATACAATATGTGGAAGCCGAAACCTGCAGAGCAAAGATAATTTGTGATTATTTTGGTGAGCAACTACACGATGATTGTGGCCACTGCGATGTTTGCAGACTAAAACAGCGGTACGCATTTTCAGCCAAAAAATTTACGGAAATCGAAAATTTTGTTTTTCAAACTATTGATAGAGAGAATCTTGTGTTGGATGATTTATTGCATAAAAACCATACTTTTGAATTTTCGGATATAAAAAATGTTATTCGATGGCTGATGGACGATGAAAAACTCAAAATAGATGCTTCGGGATATTTGAAAAAGAGGAATTGA
- a CDS encoding T9SS type A sorting domain-containing protein, which translates to MKLPKMWLLNNLFRNIAFFLLFFCLNSQANSQVWEKAFFFETECSGVTVSVLDADENIYVAGEYCGRLTIQNQLIESKGQTDLFVAKFDKDLNLKSLVSFGDTGVEIIGKIALDLDGNILLSGYFTHQLIIDTLNLLSYGGSDYFVAKFDTLFKSYWALSFGTKNDDAKVAAFGGLAVDSKNNIICTSQFTVISETDTLKVADTVLFGKLEKDAFLASITLDGKVRWASVFSGKGYEHTTSVDLDMENNIFLAIDATGRIYYDNQQYDNPHIGEQNVVFKIDGSTGKVIWHWGFYEKEFGSLYMPGPSLDSFGNVYVVGGYYCRVVDVGGVILSEPFDPGDFKTFVAKIGSSGKTHWVKQIVGHNPGVDYVFSKNSNEIFVSGNYYDICIYEGDTVGYLGQRIYQGYLLKIDSLGKPQYFGTTSGTASANISQVSSFQNGDIFILGSARKGNLAFNNATQLMMSSDYNVFIAVGNTDSIEASISSEIIEKNANIYPNPCNNELIVDFAQPFGEVAFYNIVGHKILETKLKFGKNRIDTSLLLNGVYQVEIKDIANRISHFSIIKL; encoded by the coding sequence ATGAAATTACCAAAAATGTGGTTGTTGAATAATCTGTTTCGAAATATTGCTTTTTTTTTGCTATTCTTTTGTCTCAATTCTCAGGCAAATTCTCAAGTATGGGAAAAGGCTTTCTTTTTTGAAACAGAATGTTCAGGGGTTACTGTTTCTGTATTGGATGCTGATGAAAATATTTATGTAGCTGGTGAATATTGTGGCAGATTGACCATCCAAAATCAGCTCATAGAGAGCAAAGGTCAAACTGATTTATTTGTTGCTAAGTTCGATAAAGACTTAAATTTAAAATCGTTGGTTTCATTTGGAGATACTGGAGTGGAGATAATAGGAAAAATTGCTTTAGACCTTGATGGCAATATACTGCTATCAGGGTATTTTACACATCAGTTGATTATTGATACACTTAACCTTTTATCGTATGGTGGATCCGATTATTTTGTAGCTAAGTTTGATACGCTATTCAAGTCCTATTGGGCCTTGTCGTTTGGAACAAAAAACGATGACGCTAAAGTAGCCGCCTTTGGTGGATTAGCAGTAGATTCAAAAAACAATATAATTTGCACTTCACAATTCACGGTCATATCAGAAACCGATACTTTGAAGGTGGCGGATACAGTTCTTTTCGGCAAATTAGAAAAAGATGCATTTTTAGCAAGTATTACACTAGATGGAAAAGTACGTTGGGCTTCAGTTTTTTCTGGTAAAGGTTATGAACATACGACTTCGGTGGATTTGGATATGGAAAATAACATCTTTTTGGCCATCGATGCAACTGGTAGAATTTATTACGACAATCAACAATACGATAATCCCCATATAGGTGAACAAAACGTGGTGTTTAAAATTGATGGAAGTACAGGAAAGGTAATTTGGCATTGGGGCTTTTATGAAAAGGAATTTGGTAGTTTATATATGCCAGGGCCTTCGCTTGATTCCTTTGGCAACGTATATGTAGTGGGTGGTTACTACTGCCGAGTGGTAGATGTGGGTGGGGTAATATTAAGCGAGCCTTTTGACCCTGGCGATTTTAAGACATTTGTGGCAAAAATTGGCTCGTCGGGAAAAACGCATTGGGTAAAGCAAATAGTAGGACACAATCCGGGAGTCGATTATGTATTTTCCAAGAACAGCAACGAAATCTTTGTATCCGGCAATTACTATGATATATGTATATATGAAGGTGATACTGTTGGGTATCTGGGGCAAAGAATTTATCAAGGCTATTTGCTTAAAATTGATTCTTTAGGCAAGCCACAATATTTTGGAACAACTTCGGGAACGGCATCGGCTAACATTTCACAGGTGTCATCCTTCCAAAACGGGGATATTTTTATTCTTGGTTCCGCCCGCAAAGGCAATTTGGCTTTCAACAATGCAACACAATTAATGATGTCATCAGACTACAATGTGTTTATTGCAGTTGGTAACACGGATAGCATTGAAGCGTCAATTAGTTCAGAAATTATAGAAAAAAATGCAAACATTTACCCGAATCCGTGCAATAATGAGTTAATAGTTGATTTTGCTCAACCATTTGGGGAAGTAGCATTTTACAACATTGTTGGACATAAAATATTAGAGACAAAGCTAAAATTTGGTAAGAACCGAATCGATACAAGTTTACTACTCAATGGAGTTTATCAAGTTGAAATTAAAGACATAGCGAATAGAATATCACATTTTTCAATCATTAAATTATGA
- a CDS encoding gliding motility-associated C-terminal domain-containing protein: MISFLCFGLVLATNADSAKENQFYNQKLNSLLVGQNQLFMGNSGQWDDGVLFQTNGNGASASFYQDKVLFSLRKELNTTYSSENPFELKGSFLNWALIFDGSNTSEITPSDLQQNNKNFIGSKNNGSVKLSEYGQLLYSNIYKNTDLKFYSSKNGELKYDFIIKPGACLEEIKMRYDGIRNLKISESGELILDTDWGFFKEDKPYSYQIIDGQKIEVNVRYAVNNNTCGFEIIGNYNPEYELIIDPIYVDWSTYFYGETIGSFWGYNYILDVDIDDENFVYVTGMSWNQKFESRLGGWDTTTSGNSYRAFIAKITADGDSLEYFTFIGQGYSMNLSVSSTHEAVISGIAWGAGFPTTSGAYDEGGRTCSGCWQGFVTKLSDKGDSLIYSTYLSGRTSSSTWDWIRGMQVTPNGKVYLVGNTTSQDFPVTAGCYQSTYGGDATTTGYYYYERGDGFLTCLSADGSSLVFSTYIGGDGNDVAKDVFVADGGEIYVVGSSSSGNFKTTPGAPVFNTYIKGERDGFFIKFKPSGNSVEYSKLMGGTGDESFEGIFANAGGEPYLVGNSNSSNFPVSKNAYQKKNAGGYDIVVVKLISAGTNFRYSTYLGGSGDDGHSPYSYWFESASITANVKEEAIIAATSKSTNFPLTSDALQTSNISTFSYTGKLTISKLSYDATELKYGTFFGGNGGEFPGGIRAKKVGCVSFILFGGVSYQGGYPTTAGSYRDSLPTSGNYWNGFVTKFRDTLYTEPIALGLQDSIVECDKVFEIFDAQNQGADFLWSDGTTKRYNIVEDSGTFWVRATYGCDTVHDTIHIALEHSPKVPIFDNDTTYCDVFPTLLLNAKNDTIYRTYKWQNGAKTQTIWVNTPGKYYVDVMTPHCGTKTDTLNLKFLKSANLSFPTETHACDSINLILDAENENVEMVYRWNTGDSTQTISVTDTGFYKVVLSNYCGIDSSFTTVKLYTTPTVSLPNDSVFCDSIKNFVLKAGNKQNLETTRWTDIGETLLYSDSDSFIPSAPDFYLVMVENSCGVAKDSIKLSTIFTPNQGKLDTIYACDKVAQTLNLPNTKANNQEKYSWLGGVSNSSILNVNKEGLYVGYIQNKCGIDSSSWNIILKKTPTVKLPTDETFCDKMKVDLNVKDADDEMKYEWQDGTTTPTFTATKAGTYRVVLSNRCGTASDEVIYKLLQTPAVDLGDDMVFCGSSKLKPITYSVGLPNNEEKYLWSSGGTAKAEQISAEGNHWVQISNYCGTASDTINFRVSVVPVVNLGSDTILCGNFALTLDAGNPGLEYLWMPYGETTQKIVAKDQITYSVIVTNADGCEAGDDYFISDKCVSFYHIPTSFSPNNDGLNDEFKPTLVNFEKYSLSIYNRWGEELFATEDANTAWNGSYNDKPVPPGVYMYTMRFITTENGKFISVNGLIHVVR, from the coding sequence ATGATTTCCTTTTTATGCTTTGGTTTGGTGCTGGCCACTAACGCTGATAGTGCGAAGGAAAATCAGTTTTATAACCAAAAGTTGAACTCACTGTTGGTTGGGCAAAACCAGTTGTTTATGGGCAATTCCGGTCAATGGGATGATGGAGTTTTGTTTCAAACCAATGGAAACGGTGCATCAGCATCTTTTTATCAGGATAAAGTTTTGTTTTCACTTCGTAAAGAATTGAACACCACTTATAGCTCTGAAAATCCATTTGAGTTAAAAGGATCTTTTTTGAATTGGGCTTTGATTTTTGATGGTTCGAATACCAGCGAAATCACTCCTTCTGACTTGCAACAAAACAACAAAAATTTTATAGGCTCAAAAAACAATGGTTCTGTCAAACTTTCTGAATACGGCCAATTGCTTTACTCCAACATATACAAAAACACCGATTTAAAATTCTATAGTTCGAAGAATGGGGAACTAAAATATGATTTTATCATAAAACCGGGAGCCTGCCTTGAGGAGATAAAAATGCGGTATGATGGCATACGAAATCTTAAAATATCTGAATCAGGCGAATTGATTTTAGATACCGATTGGGGATTTTTTAAAGAAGATAAACCCTACTCATACCAAATTATTGATGGCCAAAAAATAGAGGTAAATGTTCGGTATGCTGTAAACAATAATACCTGTGGGTTTGAAATAATTGGCAATTACAATCCTGAATATGAATTAATTATCGACCCAATATATGTTGATTGGAGTACGTATTTTTATGGTGAAACCATTGGGTCATTTTGGGGATACAACTATATTTTAGATGTTGACATAGATGATGAAAATTTTGTGTACGTGACGGGAATGTCATGGAATCAAAAATTCGAAAGCCGATTGGGCGGCTGGGACACTACAACTTCCGGCAACTCGTATAGAGCCTTTATAGCAAAAATAACTGCCGATGGCGATAGTTTAGAGTATTTTACTTTTATCGGTCAAGGATATAGCATGAATCTATCTGTGAGTTCCACCCACGAGGCTGTAATATCCGGAATTGCTTGGGGAGCTGGTTTTCCGACAACATCCGGTGCGTATGACGAGGGTGGAAGAACCTGCTCCGGTTGTTGGCAAGGCTTTGTTACAAAATTATCAGACAAAGGTGATTCGTTGATTTATTCGACCTATTTATCAGGAAGAACAAGTAGTTCAACTTGGGATTGGATACGAGGAATGCAGGTAACACCGAACGGAAAGGTCTATCTGGTGGGTAACACCACCTCTCAGGATTTCCCGGTTACTGCGGGGTGCTATCAATCAACTTATGGAGGAGATGCCACCACTACTGGATATTACTATTATGAAAGAGGGGATGGTTTTTTGACTTGTTTGAGTGCTGATGGTTCGTCACTTGTTTTTTCAACATATATAGGCGGAGATGGAAATGATGTGGCCAAAGATGTTTTTGTGGCCGATGGAGGAGAAATATATGTGGTTGGGTCTTCAAGTTCTGGAAATTTCAAAACCACTCCCGGTGCCCCGGTTTTCAATACCTATATAAAGGGGGAGCGAGATGGATTTTTTATAAAATTCAAGCCCAGTGGTAATAGTGTGGAATATTCAAAATTAATGGGTGGAACAGGAGATGAGTCTTTTGAAGGAATTTTTGCAAATGCGGGAGGAGAACCTTACCTCGTTGGTAACTCCAATTCAAGCAATTTTCCGGTATCTAAAAATGCCTATCAAAAAAAGAATGCCGGAGGATATGATATTGTGGTGGTAAAACTTATTAGTGCCGGAACCAACTTTAGGTACAGCACGTATTTAGGTGGCTCAGGCGATGATGGTCATAGCCCATACAGCTATTGGTTCGAATCGGCAAGCATTACAGCCAACGTGAAAGAAGAAGCGATTATAGCAGCAACTTCCAAATCGACCAATTTTCCGTTAACCTCCGATGCTCTGCAAACCTCAAATATTTCGACATTTTCATATACAGGAAAATTAACCATTTCAAAGTTATCGTATGATGCAACAGAACTCAAATACGGAACTTTTTTTGGTGGGAATGGGGGAGAATTTCCCGGGGGCATTAGAGCCAAAAAAGTGGGATGTGTAAGTTTTATTTTGTTTGGCGGAGTTTCATATCAAGGAGGATATCCAACCACTGCGGGTTCATACAGAGATTCTTTGCCAACTTCAGGAAACTATTGGAATGGTTTTGTTACCAAATTTCGCGACACACTTTACACCGAACCTATTGCTTTGGGACTTCAAGATTCTATTGTGGAGTGCGACAAGGTTTTTGAAATCTTTGATGCTCAAAATCAAGGTGCCGACTTTTTGTGGAGTGATGGTACCACAAAACGATATAACATAGTAGAAGATAGCGGGACATTTTGGGTAAGAGCTACTTATGGCTGCGATACCGTACACGACACCATTCACATAGCTCTTGAGCATAGTCCGAAAGTGCCCATTTTTGATAATGATACAACCTACTGTGATGTTTTTCCAACCCTACTTCTCAATGCTAAAAACGATACGATTTACCGTACGTATAAGTGGCAAAATGGTGCAAAAACCCAAACCATTTGGGTGAATACACCCGGAAAGTATTATGTGGACGTGATGACACCCCATTGTGGTACAAAAACGGATACATTAAACCTAAAGTTTCTTAAATCGGCTAATTTGTCGTTTCCCACCGAAACACACGCTTGCGATAGTATTAACCTCATTTTAGATGCCGAAAATGAAAACGTTGAAATGGTTTACAGATGGAACACCGGCGATTCTACCCAAACTATTTCGGTAACTGATACGGGTTTCTACAAAGTAGTTTTATCCAATTATTGTGGAATAGACAGCAGTTTTACCACGGTTAAACTATACACTACTCCAACGGTCTCCTTGCCAAACGATTCGGTGTTTTGTGATTCTATTAAAAACTTTGTGCTAAAGGCCGGAAATAAGCAGAATTTGGAAACAACACGATGGACTGATATTGGCGAAACCTTGCTTTACAGCGATTCGGATTCGTTTATTCCCTCTGCACCGGATTTTTATTTGGTAATGGTTGAAAATAGTTGTGGTGTTGCAAAAGATTCAATCAAACTCAGCACAATATTTACCCCAAATCAGGGAAAATTAGACACCATTTATGCCTGCGATAAAGTGGCTCAAACTCTTAATTTGCCCAATACAAAAGCCAATAATCAAGAAAAATATTCTTGGCTTGGGGGTGTTTCTAACAGTTCCATTTTGAATGTAAACAAAGAAGGATTGTATGTTGGTTACATTCAAAATAAATGTGGGATTGACTCATCCTCATGGAATATTATTTTGAAAAAAACACCAACTGTAAAGCTTCCGACAGATGAAACCTTTTGTGACAAAATGAAGGTGGATTTGAATGTGAAGGATGCCGATGACGAAATGAAATATGAGTGGCAGGATGGAACTACAACACCAACCTTTACGGCCACAAAGGCAGGAACATACCGTGTTGTTTTGTCAAACAGATGCGGAACAGCTTCTGACGAAGTTATCTATAAACTTCTGCAAACTCCGGCAGTAGATTTGGGCGACGACATGGTGTTTTGTGGCTCGTCCAAACTCAAACCGATTACTTATTCGGTTGGATTGCCTAACAACGAAGAGAAATATCTTTGGTCGAGTGGGGGTACTGCAAAAGCTGAACAAATTAGTGCAGAAGGAAATCATTGGGTGCAAATTTCGAACTATTGCGGAACTGCTTCTGATACCATCAATTTTAGAGTTTCTGTGGTTCCCGTCGTTAACTTGGGATCCGACACTATATTGTGTGGAAATTTTGCATTGACTTTAGATGCCGGAAACCCTGGATTGGAATATTTGTGGATGCCTTATGGCGAAACTACTCAAAAAATTGTTGCCAAAGACCAGATTACCTATTCGGTTATAGTCACCAATGCGGATGGCTGCGAGGCTGGCGATGATTATTTTATTAGTGATAAATGTGTGAGTTTTTATCACATACCAACTTCTTTTAGTCCAAACAATGATGGATTGAATGATGAGTTTAAACCCACACTGGTAAATTTCGAAAAGTATAGCTTATCTATTTACAACCGCTGGGGAGAAGAGCTTTTTGCCACCGAAGATGCTAACACTGCTTGGAATGGAAGCTACAACGACAAACCTGTTCCTCCGGGTGTTTACATGTACACCATGCGATTTATCACCACAGAAAACGGCAAGTTTATTAGTGTAAATGGTTTAATTCATGTGGTGAGGTAA
- a CDS encoding glycosyltransferase family 39 protein yields the protein MKQFIKQHLYKIIGILLFVAALVIYQPYVSDLPRGLHNWAQADRYSVAKMYETNGNFFEPRTHNLMTDDGRCGLEFPIIQYLSGRLSHFTNIPLTAVYRLFSFLLLFGGFLFFASQFTLLAEFGVAMSLLFSPVLFFYGFNFNPDTSGLALVLFSLAFVLKFEKTGTPKHVYFSILLAALAALIKTSCGVYFIALTGAYGLYLIEQKKHFDLLKLTATFVALTAVIALYDYFYFHKFNKDNWSIVFMSSSQPVKNKADLIGVWKAIKFWFGQYITWSQAAIICITFLFGFSMKQKKKTAILGKLLWIFALGLIGFLKMMGKQFIDHDYYYISTFVPLAAILISFVIYQTQSFSINKNYVTLGIWILLISSFVVSAQSFKIRMSDTFVWKNKSIDSQTDWMQNGAEILDEIGIDLNKKIFALYASAPNTALVYFDRRGRTFNFEEMTRPPSNMDYWFDRIKPDFIICPRFVADKFKTDQSKLYGNVVLFAKRPNFYIYKPI from the coding sequence TTGAAACAATTTATTAAACAACATTTATATAAAATCATTGGCATTCTTTTGTTTGTTGCCGCTTTGGTTATTTATCAACCGTATGTTTCTGATTTGCCAAGAGGATTGCACAACTGGGCACAAGCCGATAGATATTCGGTGGCAAAAATGTATGAAACCAATGGTAACTTTTTTGAACCCAGAACACACAATTTGATGACCGACGATGGCCGATGTGGCCTTGAATTTCCCATTATCCAATACCTTTCCGGCAGACTCAGCCACTTTACCAACATCCCACTTACCGCGGTTTACAGACTTTTTAGTTTTTTGCTGTTGTTTGGTGGATTCCTTTTTTTTGCAAGTCAATTTACTCTCTTAGCCGAGTTCGGAGTTGCAATGTCATTGCTTTTTTCTCCGGTGTTATTTTTTTATGGATTTAATTTTAACCCTGATACTTCCGGCCTGGCATTGGTGCTTTTTTCATTGGCATTTGTGCTCAAGTTTGAAAAAACTGGAACGCCAAAACACGTGTACTTTTCCATTCTATTGGCCGCACTTGCCGCTCTAATCAAGACTTCGTGCGGGGTTTACTTTATTGCTTTAACGGGTGCTTATGGACTCTACTTAATTGAGCAAAAAAAGCACTTTGACCTACTAAAACTAACGGCAACTTTTGTGGCTTTGACTGCCGTTATAGCTCTTTACGACTACTTTTACTTTCATAAATTCAACAAAGACAATTGGTCTATCGTTTTTATGTCGAGCAGTCAGCCCGTAAAAAATAAAGCTGATTTAATTGGCGTTTGGAAAGCCATTAAATTTTGGTTTGGGCAGTATATTACTTGGTCGCAGGCTGCCATCATTTGCATCACTTTTCTGTTTGGTTTTAGTATGAAACAAAAGAAAAAAACGGCCATTCTGGGTAAATTGCTTTGGATTTTTGCATTGGGTTTAATCGGTTTTTTAAAAATGATGGGCAAACAGTTTATAGACCACGACTATTATTACATCTCTACCTTTGTGCCTTTGGCAGCCATTTTAATTTCTTTTGTGATTTATCAAACCCAGTCATTTTCAATTAATAAAAACTACGTAACGCTTGGTATCTGGATTTTGTTAATTAGCAGTTTTGTTGTGTCTGCTCAAAGTTTTAAAATTAGGATGTCAGATACATTTGTATGGAAAAATAAATCAATTGATAGCCAAACCGATTGGATGCAAAATGGTGCAGAAATTTTAGACGAAATTGGTATTGACTTAAATAAGAAAATTTTTGCTTTATATGCCTCGGCTCCAAACACTGCTCTAGTCTATTTTGATAGAAGAGGTCGAACCTTTAACTTTGAAGAGATGACCCGTCCACCCAGCAACATGGACTATTGGTTTGATAGAATAAAACCTGATTTTATTATCTGCCCGAGGTTTGTCGCAGATAAATTTAAAACCGACCAAAGCAAACTATACGGCAATGTAGTGCTTTTTGCAAAGCGACCCAATTTTTATATTTATAAACCAATTTAG
- a CDS encoding MmcQ/YjbR family DNA-binding protein — MDLEKFREYCLSKPFTTEGFPFDQSTIVFKVMDKMFALTNIDHFESINLKCDPERAILLREEYPQITPGYHMNKKHWNTVMQQDLSTKMLIELIDHSFEMVVNSLPKSKQNEIKKGL; from the coding sequence ATGGATTTAGAAAAATTCAGAGAATATTGCCTATCAAAACCCTTTACCACCGAAGGTTTTCCATTCGATCAAAGCACTATTGTTTTTAAGGTGATGGACAAAATGTTTGCACTTACTAACATTGACCATTTTGAAAGCATCAACCTGAAATGCGACCCCGAAAGAGCCATTTTGCTCAGGGAAGAATATCCGCAAATAACACCCGGCTATCACATGAATAAAAAGCATTGGAACACGGTAATGCAACAAGATTTATCAACCAAAATGTTAATAGAACTTATCGACCACAGTTTTGAAATGGTGGTTAATTCCCTGCCAAAATCAAAACAAAACGAAATAAAAAAGGGACTTTAA
- a CDS encoding fasciclin domain-containing protein, whose translation MTSKFTLLLKSLVAFVIVLNLNACKPDEGTDDNQPTESISQSLTSSGKFSMFISAIDRAGLSGSLSSTASNYTLLAVSDLLLQDNGIDFTAMTDDEVKSFVKLHLIAGKKNPSDFTNKGYVSSEANEGLNGEKLSIYTEVVNETPYFNGLASFNKFDATNGVIYELEKNLRPLTLLETIQTNPNLKNYYSGIILDGAIKTQLSLETDNTVFAINETELVEFLKTQSQITMGGLSASMRRSILNNTMIYDETVASSGLTGTITTEGDDMVATNSGGSIKINGTIDVIQQDIYSTNGVIHIINGVILQ comes from the coding sequence ATGACATCTAAATTTACTCTTTTATTGAAATCCCTTGTGGCTTTTGTAATCGTTCTAAACCTGAATGCTTGCAAACCTGATGAAGGAACAGACGACAATCAGCCGACAGAATCTATTTCGCAAAGTTTAACAAGTAGCGGAAAGTTCTCAATGTTTATTTCGGCCATTGATAGAGCGGGTTTGAGCGGCAGTTTGTCCAGCACAGCTTCTAACTATACCTTGTTGGCCGTGAGTGATTTGCTGTTGCAAGATAACGGTATTGATTTTACAGCAATGACTGACGATGAAGTAAAATCATTTGTAAAATTGCACCTTATTGCCGGAAAAAAGAATCCATCGGATTTTACAAACAAAGGATACGTTTCGAGCGAAGCAAACGAAGGTTTGAATGGCGAAAAATTGTCTATTTATACCGAAGTTGTAAATGAAACACCATATTTCAACGGACTCGCTTCGTTCAACAAATTTGATGCAACCAATGGCGTAATTTATGAGCTCGAGAAAAACCTTAGACCCTTGACCTTGCTCGAAACCATTCAAACAAACCCGAATTTAAAAAATTATTATTCAGGAATTATTTTGGATGGAGCAATCAAAACACAACTGAGTTTGGAAACCGACAACACGGTGTTTGCTATAAACGAAACGGAATTGGTAGAGTTTTTAAAAACACAAAGTCAGATTACAATGGGTGGCCTATCTGCATCAATGCGAAGAAGCATTTTGAACAATACCATGATTTATGATGAAACAGTAGCATCTTCTGGTTTAACCGGAACAATAACCACAGAAGGTGATGATATGGTGGCTACTAATTCGGGTGGAAGCATAAAAATAAACGGCACCATCGATGTGATTCAGCAAGACATTTATTCCACCAATGGTGTTATTCACATTATCAACGGTGTGATTTTACAATAA